A DNA window from Pseudorasbora parva isolate DD20220531a chromosome 19, ASM2467924v1, whole genome shotgun sequence contains the following coding sequences:
- the fam210aa gene encoding uncharacterized protein C18orf19 homolog A produces MQRFAGASVFRQTAALLQIGPLSCSRTIQRLDPPTQRCWKHLSSSPRWLSSSTALRSPASQKNISSDNPVNSAPEQEDPDPLQDKSIGLIQRFKRTFKQYGKVMIPLHLLTSTVWFGTFYYAAMKGVNLVPFLEYVGFPDKVVKLLENSQSGYALTAYAMYKIATPARYTVTLGGTSLSVKYLRKHGYMSTPPPVKEYLQEKMEETKERISGKMEETKDRFSERMEETKDKFSEKLQETKDKVSFRKKKE; encoded by the exons ATGCAGAGGTTTGCGGGTGCTAGTGTCTTCAGGCAGACTGCTGCCCTGCTGCAGATCGGTCCTCTGTCCTGTAGCCGGACCATACAGAGACTGGATCCCCCAACTCAGCGGTGCTGGAAACACCTGAGCTCCAGCCCGCGATGGCTCAGTAGCTCCACTGCGCTCCGCTCTCCTGCCTCTCAGAAGAACATCAGCAGCGATAATCCGGTAAACTCAGCTCCAGAGCAGGAAGATCCAGACCCTCTGCAGGACAAATCCATCGGCCTCATTCAGAGATTCAAGAGAACCTTTAAACAGTATGGCAAAGTCATGATCCCTCTGCACCTCTTGACATCTACAGTGTGGTTCGGGACATTTTATTATGCTGCAATGAA AGGTGTGAATTTGGTGCCATTTCTTGAGTATGTTGGGTTTCCTGACAAGGTTGTGAAACTCCTGGAGAACTCCCAGAGTGGCTATGCACTGACGGCATATGCCATGTACAAG ATCGCCACACCTGCGAGGTACACAGTGACTCTAGGAGGAACATCACTGTCCGTGAAGTACCTGAGGAAGCACGGCTACATGTCCACCCCTCCACCGGTGAAGGAATACCTCCAGGAGAAGATGGAGGAGACCAAAGAAAGGATCTCTGGGAAAATGGAGGAGACCAAGGATCGTTTTTCTGAGAGAATGGAGGAAACGAAAGACAAGTTCAGTGAAAAACTTCAAGAAACCAAAGACAAAGTATCTTTCCGAAAGAAAAAGGAATAG